In the Mytilus trossulus isolate FHL-02 chromosome 1, PNRI_Mtr1.1.1.hap1, whole genome shotgun sequence genome, one interval contains:
- the LOC134682366 gene encoding kelch-like protein 24 — MELEAEDGAQSLFSRHHDFSDNSRLSDYSSPEHSESLITNFETFRIEGGYSDVTLVVDGKHFPCHRVILAAGSRYFKSMFSSGMEECRKNKIDLQQVDSNVFEYVLHFIYTGRVQITMPILQDLFQQAYMFQIEPLVNLCVKFFKENMNESNCIAALMLADTHAHSQLYEISKELACFHFKTIVNDDDFCRLSLQCVMDVLCDRRLRCDGEHQVFEMAIKWLDADGNEGRRKNFRFKILEAVKFPMIKKEYLLDVVSKSPHVMQDEKGLKLYEEAITYHMVPSRRHMLNSFQITPRLTSANHETAILLGGRLADGLSIDVESFRSDTGEFTSLKPLPFKKRNEFTASVIGNDIYVSGGLRSAEFWKYDSGFETWLRGPSLQTARRRHAMAAQQDSLYVLGGFDEDMVLKSVEKWTNGSSWMTAGSLCHAVENMGFVAHDKHIYLFGGKNNDEIVTNTVQCYDTMMETCTILSQPLPACDMCLGSTVLNKQIYVIGLEGAFRYTPETEIWEILPELICPRDFVSVAVIDEKLYTFGGRRRGAKDRLYTDIIECFDPKKNAWEKVGTIPVPMYSYGCVRIFLNEKPHTD, encoded by the coding sequence ATGGAATTAGAAGCTGAAGATGGAGCCCAAAGCCTTTTTAGCAGACACCATGATTTTAGTGACAATAGTCGACTGTCAGATTATTCCAGTCCAGAACATTCAGAAAGTTTAATCACAAATTTTGAAACCTTCCGTATTGAAGGAGGTTACAGTGATGTCACACTAGTCGTAGATGGGAAACATTTCCCCTGCCATAGAGTCATTCTAGCAGCGGGCTCGAGGTATTTCAAATCCATGTTTAGTTCAGGAATGGAAGAATGCAGGAAGAACAAGATCGATCTACAGCAGGTGGATTCAAACGTTTTTGAATATGTTCTCCATTTTATTTACACGGGACGTGTTCAAATTACTATGCCAATTTTACAGGATTTATTCCAGCAGGCTTACATGTTTCAGATTGAGCCGCTAGTAAATCTATGCGTTAAATTTTTTAAGGAGAATATGAACGAGTCTAATTGTATAGCTGCCTTGATGTTAGCTGATACGCATGCacattctcaattgtatgaaatttcaaaagagCTTGcatgttttcatttcaaaactATTGTGAATGATGATGATTTTTGTCGATTATCGCTACAGTGTGTCATGGATGTTCTTTGTGACCGAAGGTTAAGATGTGATGGAGAGCATCAAGTTTTTGAAATGGCCATTAAATGGTTAGATGCTGACGGGAATGAAGGAAGGAGGAAGAATTTtaggtttaaaattttagagGCCGTAAAGTTTCCAATGATTAAGAAAGAATACTTGCTTGACGTTGTTTCAAAATCTCCTCATGTTATGCAAGATGAAAAAGGACTCAAACTATATGAAGAAGCCATTACATATCACATGGTCCCAAGCAGACGGCATATGTTAAACAGCTTTCAAATCACTCCTAGGTTGACAAGTGCTAATCATGAAACTGCCATTTTACTTGGTGGAAGACTTGCTGATGGTCTTAGTATTGATGTAGAAAGTTTTAGATCTGATACAGGAGAATTCACTTCCTTGAAGCCACTGCCATTTAAAAAGCGAAATGAATTCACTGCCAGTGTGATTGGAAATGACATATATGTATCAGGGGGCTTGAGAAGTGCTGAATTCTGGAAATATGATTCTGGCTTTGAGACTTGGTTAAGAGGACCAAGTTTACAAACTGCCAGAAGACGTCATGCTATGGCCGCCCAGCAGGATAGTTTATATGTACTTGGTGGATTTGATGAAGATATGGTCTTAAAGTCAGTTGAAAAATGGACAAATGGATCTTCTTGGATGACAGCTGGTAGCCTGTGCCATGCTGTTGAAAACATGGGGTTTGTGGCCCATGATAAGcacatatatttatttggtGGTAAGAACAATGATGAAATTGTAACCAATACAGTTCAGTGTTACGATACAATGATGGAAACGTGTACCATATTGTCACAACCACTTCCGGCATGTGATATGTGTCTAGGTAGCACAGTTCTTAACAAACAGATTTATGTAATAGGACTTGAAGGTGCATTCCGGTATACacctgaaactgaaatttgggAAATTCTACCAGAACTGATATGTCCAAGAGACTTTGTTAGCGTGGCTGTTATTGATGAGAAATTGTACACTTTTGGAGGGAGACGGCGTGGAGCTAAAGACAGATTATACACAGATATAATTGAGTGCTTTGACCCTAAAAAGAATGCTTGGGAAAAAGTAGGAACAATTCCAGTACCTATGTATTCGTATGGCTGTGTTCGCATTTTCTTGAATGAAAAGCCTCATACTGACTAA